The Brevibacillus brevis genome contains a region encoding:
- a CDS encoding zinc ribbon domain-containing protein YjdM translates to MSQLPNCPKCHSEYTYEDGSSLICPECSHEWTLQAGNDNDEDNKVIKDANGNVLNDGDTVTVIKDLKVKGTSLVVKIGTKVKNIRLIDGDHDIDCKIDGFGAMKLKSEFVKKV, encoded by the coding sequence ATGAGTCAATTGCCAAATTGCCCAAAATGTCATTCAGAATACACGTACGAAGATGGAAGCTCCTTGATTTGTCCGGAATGCAGTCATGAGTGGACGCTCCAAGCAGGTAACGATAATGATGAAGATAATAAAGTCATCAAAGATGCAAATGGAAATGTCCTTAACGATGGCGACACAGTAACGGTCATTAAAGACCTCAAGGTAAAAGGAACTTCATTAGTTGTAAAAATAGGAACAAAGGTAAAAAACATTCGCCTGATCGATGGGGACCATGATATTGATTGTAAGATCGATGGTTTTGGCGCAATGAAGCTAAAATCCGAATTTGTGAAAAAGGTGTAA